In the genome of Thermodesulfobacteriota bacterium, the window TTTATTAAATGAAACACACATCTCGCATGGCGACACACCTGTCTGCGTGCAACGCACAGGCAGAAAGGACAATGAAAATAATCCCCCCTCACCCCCCTTTAGTAAAGGGGGGAATACGTTCAGCCCCCCTCTGGGAAAAGACGGGAACCACCCGTCAATTCCCCCCTTGGAAAAGGGGGATACAGGGGGATTTTCAGATGAAAAGGCATCACATAACCTATCAGAACTAAAAGGAAAGAAGGCCCTTGCCTTTTGCGGTATAGCCCATCCCGAGTCTTTCCGGAATATGCTGATTCGTTTAGGTATTGATCTGGTTGATTTTATAGCTTATCGTGACCACTATGATTATCATAGAGGTGACCTGGAAAAGATCGAGGAGAGGGCCGCCGGGAAAGGCGCAGAGTTTATAATCACTACAGAAAAAGACGCCGTTAAAATTGAAAAACTGATTGAATTAGGGATGTCGATCCCTATCGGTGTCTTAAAGACAGAATTTATCTTTGAGTCTGATTTTGCGTCTTTTATCGATGAGCGTATGGGCATCTAATGCAGCTAAGGCAAGACAAAGACATTAAGAATATCCTTGTCCGATCCACCAACTGGATCGGCGACGCCATAATGACCACCCCGGCCATTCAGGCCATCCGGCAGAATTTCCCCGCTGCGAAGATAAGCATCCTGGCCAAGCCCTGGGTCAAAGATGTCTTTGCCGCCAATCCCTGTATTGATCACATTATTGGCTATGACAGCATGCATAGCCACAAGGGTTTGCGTGGGCAGGTACGTCTGGCCAAGGAATTGGCTGAAAAAGGCTTTGACCTGGCTATTTTACTGCAAAACGCCTTTGAGGCGGCCTGGCTGGCCTATCTGGCGCGCATCCCCAGACGTGCCGGTTATAATACGGATGCAAGGAGTCTTCTCCTGACACATGGCGTCCCCCTGAAAAAAAAGACAAAGAAGATACATCAGGTCTATTACTACTTACGTATGCTGGAAGGTCTGGGCCTGGAGGTGGAGCAAAAGCCGCAGCTCTTTTTAAAACCAGCGCCTGATGATATGGCCTGGGCACAGAAGGCGCTCCTCGATGCGGGTGTGAAAAATGAAACACACATGTCGCATGGCAACACAAAGAACAATGAAACTAATCCCCCCTCCCCCCCCTTTACTAAGGGGGGAGATACGTTAAGTCCCCCTTTGGAAAAGGGGGATACAGGGGGATTTTCAGATGATAATAAACTGATCGGCATCAATCCCGGAGCATCCTATGGCCCGGCCAAAAGGTGGCTGCCGGAACGTTTTGTAGAATTGGCCGGGATGCTTACAAGACAGGCGGATGCCAGGGTAGTCATTTTCGGGACTAATGCGGATAGAAAAGTAGGGGAGGGGGCCTTAGCCGCGGCATCGGGGCGCGTGATCAATATGGCCGGGAAGACCACCCTGGGCCAGGCCATGGCCTTGATGGCCTGTTGCCGGGTCTTCATTACCAACGATTCAGGCCTGATGCACGTAGCCGCAGCCCAGCATATTCCCCTGGTGGCCATCTTCGGCTCTACCAATCCGGTGACTACCGGGCCATTTTCAGACCGGGCCGTGATCGTGCGTAAGGATATAGATTGCAGCCCTTGCCTGAAAACGGTCTGTCCGGCAGACTTTCGCTGCATGAAGGAAATTACAACGGAGGAGGTCTATGAGGCCACGCTATCCTTATTGACCAATTTTGATGATTTCGCAAAAAGTAAAATTTACCGCGGTGCTCGCCGAGAACGCTGAGATAACATTCAGTAGTCAATAGTTAGTAGCCTGTTGCAACGGACTACGGACAACGAAAAATAAGTGCTCAGCAGTGAAAAAGGCTTTTTTACGAAGCCGTCAAGATTGGAATACTTTGCGTTCTTTGCGCCTTTGCGGTGGACTATTACGAGGAGTATAGAAATTGAATATTGGTGTCTTTCTGGATCGGGACGGGACTATTAATGAAGAGATGGGATATATTAATCACCTTTTGCGGTTTCATATCCTCCCGCATGCGGCTGAGGCCATAAGGCTCTTAAACAATAGCGGATTAAAGGTAGTTGTGGCTACCAATCAGTCCGGCCCGGCCCGGGGATATTTCCCGGAGGAGTTGATCGGCGCGGTAAATGACAAGATGATAGATATCCTGAAAGAACAGGATGCGCGCCTCGATGGGATTTATTACTGCCCGCATCACCGCGAGGCCGTTGTTCCTTCTTACCGGGTGGCCTGCGATTGTCGCAAGCCCAGAGCCGGCCTGTTAAAAAAAGCGGCTCAAGAGTTGGCTATTGATCTCTCGAAATCTTATGTGGTGGGCGACCGCTTTCTGGACATCGAGCTTGCCCATAATGCCGGGGCCAAAGGCATCCTGGTACTGACCGGTTACGGCAGAGGGGAGTTGATGTATCAGGGCGACTCAAGTCCTATAAGGCCGGATTTTGTGGCCGAAGACCTTTATGAAGCAGCCCGGTGGATACTCCAGGACATATCATCTCACCGCAAAGACGCAAAGAAGGACCTGAAGTGATAAAAGAAGAAGATAAGAAAGTATTCACCGCAGAGCCGCCAAGGACGCAAAGTTTTTTCTTTGATAACAATATGTTATCTTCGCGGTCTTTGCGCCTTTGCGGTGAGATATGAAGATTCT includes:
- a CDS encoding HAD family hydrolase — translated: MNIGVFLDRDGTINEEMGYINHLLRFHILPHAAEAIRLLNNSGLKVVVATNQSGPARGYFPEELIGAVNDKMIDILKEQDARLDGIYYCPHHREAVVPSYRVACDCRKPRAGLLKKAAQELAIDLSKSYVVGDRFLDIELAHNAGAKGILVLTGYGRGELMYQGDSSPIRPDFVAEDLYEAARWILQDISSHRKDAKKDLK
- the waaF gene encoding lipopolysaccharide heptosyltransferase II, giving the protein MQLRQDKDIKNILVRSTNWIGDAIMTTPAIQAIRQNFPAAKISILAKPWVKDVFAANPCIDHIIGYDSMHSHKGLRGQVRLAKELAEKGFDLAILLQNAFEAAWLAYLARIPRRAGYNTDARSLLLTHGVPLKKKTKKIHQVYYYLRMLEGLGLEVEQKPQLFLKPAPDDMAWAQKALLDAGVKNETHMSHGNTKNNETNPPSPPFTKGGDTLSPPLEKGDTGGFSDDNKLIGINPGASYGPAKRWLPERFVELAGMLTRQADARVVIFGTNADRKVGEGALAAASGRVINMAGKTTLGQAMALMACCRVFITNDSGLMHVAAAQHIPLVAIFGSTNPVTTGPFSDRAVIVRKDIDCSPCLKTVCPADFRCMKEITTEEVYEATLSLLTNFDDFAKSKIYRGARRER